TTTTAGGTGGGTAATTGTTTAAATCCCAAAAGAAAATATCTAATCCATTAGTATAAAAGCAAAAAGGCAGAATTCCTATATCTTCTTTTATTCCTTCGCAATACTGCTTTGCTTGTTCCCTACCTATTTCTGCATCTTTAGATGTTTTTTTTGCCTCCACTACTGCTAGTGCTTTACCGTCTTTTCCCAAAAGAACATAATCACTAAAAGTAGTATCATGTTCTATGGATGATTCATTTAATTTTGATATAACTGAATACTCTTCAGCTACTTGGGTATAGTCATTAACATTCCAGCCAGCCAGTTTTAGCTGGTGATCAATAATTTCTTTTCTGGTTTGAGCTTCTTTCACAAGTTGATTCTATTGCCTTGATATGGTTCTAATTAGTCGACATTTTCAAAGAATTTGCGTACTACAATACTCCTTTATTTTCTCTCTACAGGTTTCAAATTCTTTTCTATCGCCTAGCCAATTTCGACATTTTTCATGGATTTCCTTTCCTTCTTTAAGCTCTTCAAATGAGATACATTTAATATGTTTGGGGGTGACTAAAACAAATAGAGCATTTTCAAAGGGATAGTCACCATAATTTTCAATGTCTTTTCGAGTTAGTTTTCCGCTCTTTCTGAACTTCACTTCAATAAAGTGAGCTTGATTATCCTTGAACACGACAAAGTCAGGCATCTGGCGGATGTTTTTAGCAACGTCTCCTCTCACTCCTTTGAGTAGGTCGGTTATTCCAGGTATAGAATTCTCCATACCATATTTAAACACTTGGAAGTCTAATGAAATGAAAAGTTGCTCAATAATAGTTTCAGCAATTCGTCCTTTAATCACTCCGGAAACCCATGGATTCCCATTCTTTCTTTGGTAACAATCTGAACAGAGCCCATTTTTAAATTTAGTATTGGCGCTGGATTCAATACAATCTGGCATTTTGGTTTGATATGTTTGTGAGAGTGGTAAGGTCTCTATCTATTTGCAACTACCAAAATAAGCATTTTTCTTACAAATTGTGTGGTGGTAGTTGGTGATTGATTAAAGGTGGCAAATAGATTGAGTGCGTAAAGGAATAAATATAGGCTGGTGAAGGTAATAACGGATTCATTTATATGGTTAAATCCGTTATTTGTATGGTTCATATATATTCATAATGTTGAAACACAGTTCAACATTATTAAACTCCACATCTTTAACTGCAAACCGTTTTGAATTTTATAGATTACCTTTTTTCTTGCGATTATTTAAGAGCATATGGCTTATTTAATTTATAAAAAATGATATGATATTTGGAGCATTTGGATATGGTGTGGTTATATAGCTGGTTAGATTTGATATGTGTAGAAATACCTTAAGTAAAGTTATAGGGGAATAAATTCAACCACACTTATTCAATACATTATGGTTAAAGGTGGTATGTTTCTAAGGTTTTGTAATATCCCTATCACCCTATCACCCTATCACCCTATCACCCTATCACCCTATCACCCTATCACCCTATCACCCTATCACCCTATTTCCTGAAACTTTTACCATTGAACACCACAATATTGAACATTTCAAATAATCTGTCATATACTCTACTTCCATACCTTTGGCCTATTGACATTAGGGTTGCTTCTACGTCATTTTCATGTTGTTCAAGATAGTTCATAGTGATATGGGTAAGTTTATTTAGCATATATCGCTCTTCTAGTGTTTCCTTCATAACGTCAACCTTTCCATAGTGATTGGCAACGCGTTCAGAGTTAAGGTCGTCGAAGAGGAGAATGCCTCTCTGAAAATCTTTTCTTAGAGAGACTTTATCTTCATGAGTACCACATTCTTCAAATCTTTGGACCACACTATTGGTAGAACAGGTCTTAAAAGCATAAATTTTCAGAGCCTTGAAACTTTCTTCGAGGGCTCGCATATAGGCCGTCTTTCCAACTCCATAACCACCAATTATTAACAAGCCTTTTGTGAATGATGGTTCTGATAAGTCTTTTCTAATGTTTGGATGATTTAAAAACTTTTCATCCATTAAAAAATAATGAAACAAGCAACTAATGTTTGCAAGAGATTCTGGGGTTTGATGGAATTTACTTTTAGTTATTGATTCAAATTTTCTAAGAAATAGTGGCCAGAGGTGCTTTTTGTTCAGATTACTAAGAGCTTTTTGATTTAGGTCACCTGATATATTTTGATTGGTTATTGCTTGTATCAAATTTTGCGAAGCCAATGATAGTGTTTGTGTAGTTTTCATAAGTTAACGATTAGTTGATAGTTTATAGTCCTTGTTTTGGATTGCCCTTTCGTTTTTCTTCCATTTTTCTATTCGCACCGAGACATCGAAATAAGTTTCACCATTAACTCGCATAGTTTTCCCTGTTTTATTGGTTTCGCTCCAATAATTGAAAAAACTTTTTAAAATTATTTTTGAATGATTTGAGTGAGAAAAAACCGCTCTTCTAAACTCTTCTTTTGATTTATATATTTCTTTATTTTCTTTAGTTGTTGTTATTGGATTGTTTCCAGAATGTTTTTTGTGCGTTTCTAAGGTTAAAGACTGTTTGTTAATTTCAGATGTAGAGTTCTGTGTATTGTCATATTCTACTATCGTTATAAGTGAAAATCTGTTTGTTGGTTGGTATGTGATATAACCACTAGTAGACAATTTTTTTAGAGCAGTACGAACCTGTTGAATTGTTATGTTCAATTGTGCAGCAAGGTGTTTGTAGGATGTAATTAGCTGCCCTCTTTTTACTACGTTGCCCTGCCAACATTTATCAGTATAGTTAGCTTTTACGAGTAAGTGAATGTAGAGTCTAGATACGGTTGGGTGGGTATACCATTCCCAATCAAGAATTTCTCGAGGTAGTTTTATAAAACCTATCATAACTATTCTTGTTTGATAAGTTTTGCAAAAATGTCACTCTTCTTGTAGTATACCCTATTACCCAATCTATAAGATGGGAGGATACCATTTTTCCTCCAGTTCCATAACGCTTGTTTGGAGCATTTAAGAAACTTTAAAGTTTCGTCAACTGTGAACAGTTCTTCGAAATCATCGGTTGGCCTTTCTTGAGTTTTACTTAAGAGAGGTGTTATTGCTTTTACCAGTCCAGAAATAATATCTGTCGTTTGTGTCTCGGGAACGATTTGATAGAATTTGTTCTGATTAGAATGCATAGTAGCTTGTATTAAATTTGTTTTGAACAAAACTACTATGCAATGAGTTCTCTATGGGTACCAGAGGGTACCGGTACCTAACTGGTCAGTCCCGAGTGAGGTATGTTAAAACCTTGATTGTCAAAGTTTTCTTTTACTGGGATGTGTTTGTTGTCATCGGGATTTAAATACCTTCTTAAAGTCTCAACGGAAGAAGGTTTATCAAATGAGAACATTTTTAAAATAGTTCGTGAAAGTTCGGAATAGTTGATTTCATCATTTGAATTTAGTGGAGCTTCTATATAGCCTTGTTGAATCAACTCATTTACTACAATACCGATATGAGAGGGTTTTCCGCACCATTTAATTGGAGTGAATTTAAGAGGCTCGTTTTGTATACTAAAGGTCTTCAGCCAATCGAAAATTATAAGTTTTCGTTTTGTTAGTCCCTCTGATAGTTTCTTGAAACCTGTTATATGATAAAATGTGCTGAATTCATATTGGTCATTCTTAAAAGTACCTTCTATATCGACAAAACCATCTTCTAGCTTGCGTTGACTAGGATAGCCTCCATTTAGATTTATTGAGGAGTTGGCAATAATGTTATCTACGGCTGGAAGGACCTTTAATTCTATAATTTGGATTAACTTATTATTTCTTTGGGAGTTTTCGTAGTGAAAGTCTAAATATTCTGATACTTGTAATATGTCAATGTCAAACAATAGTTTTTTAAGAAAGATTCTAAGGTAAATATCTTCCTCTAACCTTGGTAGGTAATAGTCGTAATTATTCAATTGGTATTCGGGTAAAGGCTCTCCATTTTCTATTCTGCTTTTGTAATAAGTTTCGTCAATTGAAAATACATTCTGATACATATGAAATAGGGTTTGTTGTATTAATTAATTTATTATTGAAAGAAGGCCGAATCGGCTATTTTAACAGCTCTTTCTTGTGAAGAGACCTTAATATACTTGTAGAATTCTTTTTCGGTTGTATGGCCACTAACGGCCATAATATCTATAACAGGCATTTTTGAGAGGTACGCATTAGTGCAAAAAGACCTTCTGGCTGTATGTGTACCTATTAGCTTATGTTTTTTTATTGGTTCTGTGATTTTTTTTCCTCCAATAGTTTTTGTGACGTATACGTCTTCTTTAATTTTAACTGACTGAGCAATTTCTTTGATATATTTATTTATTAATTGTTCTGGCATTTTACTGGGCATTTTACCTTTATACCGCTTTTTGAATATAGCTTTAAGTTTTGGGTGTATTGGAATGTATACGGTTTTTGAGGTCTTCTTTTGTATAATTTCGAAAACATCTCTCCCTTCAAAATTTCTAATGTTGTTTACACTCAAACCATTGTAATCAGATACTCTTTGGCCAGTATAATAACCTATCAAAAATATATCTCTAGCTCTTTCGTGAAGGGGTTTGTCGGATAGGTCTTTCCTTTCTAATTTATCAATTTCTTGAGCGGTAAGATAAATAGAAGTAGTATTCTCGGAAACCCTTCTAAACTCACGATGTTGATAAGCTAAGTTAGTATTTACACCCTCTTCTGTTGCCCTGTTCAAAATTGCTATGAGATTTTTTAAATGCTTGCCAATGGTGTTTAGAGAAAGCCCTGTGTTTTCTAGATAGTGTATAAACGAGTAGTAAAACTCAAGGTTGATACTGTCAAAATCTAAGTTGGGATTGTGTGATTTACTGTACGCCTTCAGCTTCTTAATTGTTTGCTTATAGGCTCTTAGGGTTATTTTACTTAGAGGGATTGTTTTGGTCTTGTCTATATGTCTCTGTTTATCATCTGTAAACCCATCAACGTAAGAAAAGAAATTCACCTTGTTGTCTTCTAAATCATTTTCAATTCTGTTTTTAAGATTGGCATAAATCTGTTTAAGAAAAGTCCGATCAATATTTTTGCCTTGATTATGGTAGAAGGAAACTCTTTTTAAAAATAAGCTCTCTATATCTCTCAGCCGTGCATTTACTTCTTCTCTGTTTGCAATTGTAGAAATCGCTCTGATTCTTTGATTTTTAGAGTCCCAATTTTTTGGGTGAACCTTAAAGCCTGTAGCGCATCTTAATCTCTTACCTCTACCAAAACTAAAGTTAAATATTATGGGACAAGCCCTATCAGATTTTGGGTCTTTTAGAATGAAACGAACAGTGCCTGTCGTAGAATTAATATACTTATCCATATTTTGTAAAATGGTAAAAAGTGACAACATAAGGGACAACATATCCTTTATTTGTTGATAATTCAAAAGTACACATTTTATCCTTAAATCCTAATTGTGCAATATAAACGGTGGTTTACGAGTGTTTTGAGTAATTTTAAGTAACATGTATTCAAGATATAAATGGTTCAGGTGGGACCACATAAAACCTCTCAGAACAATCGTTCTTGAGAGGTTTTTTCTTTTTTAGTTACTTCCTAAAACCGAATAGTGTTATCTTTTATGATTAATTACTATGTATAGCAGCACTATTAATTGCTACCGCTAAGAATTTAATATTTTTCCTTGATAATGAACCCAAAAGTAGATGAGTTTCTAAATGGTCTGGACCAATGGCAAGAAGAACTATCCGGACTGCGCGAGTTAATTCTGGATTGTCAATTGGTGGAGGAATTCAAATGGATGCATCCATGTTACACCTATAAAGGTAAAAACATTGTACTTATTCATGGCTTCAAGAACTATTGCGCGCTCCTTTTCAATAAGGGGGCGTTACTGCAGAATGTTGAGCAAATTTTGATTCAGCAAACCAGGAACACACAGGCTGCAAGACAAATTAGGTTTACGAACCTTACCCAAATAGAAGAGCAAAAAGCCATCATCAAACAATATATTCTTGAGGCGATAGAAGTTGAAAAACTAGGACTCAAAGTCAAAACGAAAATGGTTTCAGAATATGAAACTCCTGTTGAGTTAGAACAGAAATTCAAAGAGAACCTCGAGTTTAAAGAAGCTTTTAAAAACCTGAGCCCGGGAAGGCAAAAAGGCTATTTACTATATTTTTCAAAGGCAAAGCAATCTGCTACACGAATATCTAGAATTGAAAAAAGCACGGAACGGATATTAGGCGAATTTGGTCTGAATGATTGTACTTGCGGTCGTTCCAAACGAATGCCCAATTGTGATGGGTCGCATAATAAATAGAAAATTAAACAATGAGTGAAACATTCTACATAAAGAACATGGTCTGTAACCGTTGTATCGCTTCGGTTTTGGATATTTTTGCCAAGGAAAACTACACGGTGGAATCCATAGAATTAGGCAAAGTAAACGCCGTTGCAGATGATAAAAGTAGCAAGGCCAATTTGGCCAATGATTTGAAGGAAACAGGATTTGAGCTTATCGATAACGAAACTGAAACACTTGTTGAGCAGATAAAAGTAAAATTGATAAGTAAAATAGAATCCGGGGAAATGGAACACCTCTTTCAATCGTTAGCGGAAGAATTTGGCAAGACCGAAACAGCTTTGAGCAAGTTGTTCAGCAAATCTGAGGGCGTAACCTTAGAAAAATACACCATCAACCTAAAAATTGAAAAAGTAAAAGAATACATTCAGTTGGGACAGCTTAATTTCTCCGAAATAGCCTATACCCTAAACTATAAAACCAGTAGCCACTTGGCACGGCAGTTCAAAAATTCCACCGGAATGTCCATGAGCGCATACAAAAACCTAGAAAGCTGGAATAGAAAGACCTTGGACCAAATTGTATAAATAAGAATCGTAATTGTGTAAACGATTTGTATTGCCTCTTAGTAATTTTACACTCTAAAATTATGAGGAAATGACACATACCTATCATATACACGGAATGACATGCAACGGATGTCGCGGCCATGTAGAACAAATACTATCAAAGGTAGCGGGCGTGACCAATGCTTCTGTAAATTTAGAAAAAGCAGAAGCCGTCATTGAGATGGAATCTCATATTACTTTAGATACTTTTCAACAGGCGCTAAAAGATGATGGCGGTTCATACAGTATTCATAATCTAGGGGAAGGTCCACGCCATGAGGCAGCTGAAAAACCCAAACCGCAGGGCAAGGGTACCGGCACTTTCTATTGCCCCATGCATTGTGAAGGTGATAAGACCTATGATGAAGCAGGTGATTGTCCTGTTTGTGGAATGGATTTAGTGGAAGAGCAAAATTTAAATGCGACATCTTCCGAGAAATGGACATGCCCCATGCACCCAGAAGTTATCCGTGATGAACCGGGAAGTTGCCCTATTTGCGGTATGGATTTGGTACCTATGGAACCCGACCTTTCCGCAGAAGAGAAAACGTATAAAAAGCTCATAAACAAATTCTGGCTGGCACTTGGCTTTACGCTACCCATCTTTATCATTGCTATGAGCGAGATGATTCCGAACAATCCGCTATATGCTCTTATGGAACAAAAATGGTGGAACTGGATACAGTTGGGACTTTCTATTCCCGTTGTGTTCTATGCCACGTGGATGTTTTTTGAACGCGCCTACCGAAGTGTAAAAACATGGAACCTGAATATGTTTACCCTTATCGGCATTGGTGCCGGGGTGGCGTGGCTTTTTAGTGTATTCGGAATGTTGTTTCCAGACTTTTTTCCACCACAGTTCAAAACGGAAACAGATGCGGTGCACGTCTATTTTGAGGCAGCAACGGTCATACTTACTTTAGTGTTGATGGGCCAAGTGTTGGAGGCGCGGGCACATAGCAAAACCAATTCCGCCGTAAAAGAATTGTTGAAGTTAGCACCCAATAAAGCGGTACGCGTTGTTGACGGAAAAGAGGAAGAAGTTGCTATAGACCAAATCCAAAAAGGCGATGTGCTTCGTGTAAAACCAGGAGAGAAAATCCCGGTAGATGGTTTTATTGTTGAGGGAACGACCACAGTAGATGAATCTATGATTTCTGGGGAACCGCTTCCCGTAAATAAGGCGGAGAAAGATGAGGTCAGCAGCGGTACCATAAATGGCAACCAATCCTTTTTAATGAAGGCGGAAAAAGTGGGGAGTGAGACGCTGTTATCTCAAATTGTTCATATGGTTAACGATGCTAGCCGAAGCCGCGCTCCCATACAGAAATTGGCAGATACGGTGTCCAGTTATTTTGTACCTGCTGTGGTGCTTATTTCTATAATTACATTTTTGGTATGGGCCATTTGGGGTCCTGAACCTGCGTATGTATATGCTTTGGTGAACGCAATTGCAGTTTTGATAATCGCCTGCCCTTGTGCTCTAGGTTTGGCAACGCCAATGTCCGTTATGGTGGGTGTGGGCAAAGGAGCTCAGAATGGGGTATTGGTCAAAAATGCCGAAGCTTTGGAAAAAATGTACAAAGTAGATATGTTGATTGTTGATAAAACGGGAACGATTACCGAAGGAAAACCCACCGTGGAAGCCATTGGCACGTTTAAAGGCGAATATTCCGAAAAAGAAATATTGCAGTTAATAGCTTCTTTGAACAGTTCCAGTGAACACCCTCTTGCGGAAGCTACCGTAACATACGGGAAAGAACAAGGCGTAGAAATCTTGAAGACCGATAGTTTTAATGCCGTAACCGGAAAAGGGGTAGAAGGTAAAATAGAAGGGAAGAAAGTTGCTTTGGGCAATTTAAAAATGATGGAGCATGCAAAGGCCTCTTTAGGAGCAAACCTGAAGCATGAAGCCAACGAGCAACAGAAAAAAGGCAAAACGGTATCGTATTTATCCGTAGGTGAGCAGGTGGTGGGTTATGTTGTTATTGGCGATAAAATCAAAGGAACAAGTGCTCAAGCAATTCAGGTTCTTCAGGAGAAGGGTATAGCTGTGGTAATGCTAACAGGAGATAATCATGATACCGCCAAAGCAGTTGCCAAAGAACTTAAGCTTGCGGATTTTAAAGCAGGAATGCTTCCTGAGGACAAGTTAAACGAGGTAAAAAGGTTGCAAGAACAAGGTAAGGTAGTCGCTATGGCAGGTGATGGAATAAACGATGCCCCAGCGTTGGCAAAAAGCGATGTGGGTATTGCTATGGGAACCGGAACCGATGTGGCTATAGAAAGTGCGATGATAACTTTGGTAAAAGGCGATTTGCACGGCATTGTAAAAGCAAGAAATTTAAGTGAGGCCGTAATGAAGAGCATCAGGCAAAACCTGTTTTTTGCCTTAATCTATAACACCGTTGGTATTCCTATTGCCGCAGGAGTTTTGTTTCCTGTATTCGGTCTTTTATTATCACCAATGATTGCTGCTCTTGCCATGAGTTTTAGTTCCGTTTCTGTAATTGCGAATGCATTGAGGCTAAGAACAGTAAAAATAGATAGTTGATAATGGTCGTGGTTTAAAGTTGCGTCTAGATAAATCCCATAGAATTGTTTTAAAGAAGAGAGCGCTTACATGCAAATGATATAAAATTGTCTGTAAGGGCTCTCTTTTATGCCAAATAAATATTGATTTGCAGCAACAGAATTTGCCCTATAAGCCATAAGGAAGTATATTTAAGTTATATTTGTCGCACTCATTTCTAGTGATTTGGATAAAAAACAAACGACCTTAAAGGATATTGCCGCGAAACTTAATGTTTCTATTTCTACCGTTTCTAGAGCATTACAGGGCAATACCCGCATCAGCGCACAAACCCGGGAAAAAGTTCTTGAACTGGCGCAAGAGTACAATTATTTTCAGACCAAGCATATCAACCCCTTTTCTAAAAAGAAGATACAAGCGGTAGGGGTTATTGTACCGAGTATAAAGTATCACCTCTATGCCATGGCCATTTCAGGTATTGAGGAAGTCCTGGAAAAACACCAGATGCAGATAATCATCTGTCAATCGAACGAGTCGTACGAGCGAGAAAAAATATTGGTCAAAGAATTGATGGATATAGGAGTGTCCGGACTCATAGTTTCTCTGGCAAGCGAAACCAAAGAGTTCGACCATTTTCTGGAAGCTAAAAAAAGAAAAATACCATTGGTGTTTTTTAACCGCCTTTGCGATGAGGTCGAATCGGACAAGGTAATCATCGATAATTTTAAAGCGGCCTACGATGCAACCCAACATTTAATATCAGTAGGGTGTAAACGCATTGCCTATATTGGAGGACCAGAAATGCTACAGATAAGCTCTACCCGTCTTTTGGGTTATAAAAAGGCTTTGATAGATGCTGATATTCCTGTGGATGAAAAGTTTATTGAAACTACAGATTTCACACGAGAAGGAAATTTAAGTACTGCTAGAAAATTGTTGTACTCTCCAGAACATGCAGACGGAGTACTGGCATTTAGTGATCAAGTAGCAATAGGGGTAATGCTCGCCGCAAAAGAGCGAGGTTTGAAAATGGCCGAAGATATTGCAATTATAGGCTTCAATAACGAACCTATAGACGAGCTTTTAGAACCCTCTCTTACCAGTATAGATCAGCCCAGTTATGAAATGGGTGTAGAATCCGCAAACCTAATTCTAGATAGAATCGAAAACTACGAAAAGGAAGATTCACGTAAGGTCTTAAAATCAGAATTGGTGATTCGTAATTCTACGAATAAGAATAAATTGTAGAAAACAAATCACCAATACCCACAGAGTAGGAGTTTTAAAACTTAACTACAATTAGTTCTTTTTTTGAACTAGCACTACCCAGTCCTTTTTTTGATCTTTTGGAGGGTTGCCCAAAGCAACAGTGCCTTTAGCTTCTACTGATGTAACGGATCCATCTAACAAATCACCACCGTTTCTTGGGTCATACCATTTTACAGAAAATGTGTCGCCGGAATCACCTAAATTTAACGAGGTTGTTTCTTTTCCTGGGTGGAGATAGATTACGTATACCTCATCGGCTTTTGAAAAACAGAAAGAATCAGAATCGATGGTTAGGTCATCTGAGGGCTCCATTTCCCAGAAAGGGATGTGGTTCTCAAAAAAGAGTTTAGCGTGAAGGTTTTGGTTCCAAAACAGGTCTCTACTTCTATAATCCTGACAAGTAAGGTCCGAATGTGGACTTGCATAACCAAAATACCATTCAACACCGTAGCCTCCAGCCAATAAGGTTCCCCAGAGTGCATTCCCGCGGGCATCATTATGCTCTTTGTCTTCTGCATCTGGCAAAAGCGCAATTTTTGCTTTGCCCGGCTCATCTACGGCAATAGCCCATTTTTTACCTGCTTCGTCCGCATTTTTCATCCACTTTAGAACTCTTGGGTGTACATCTTTAAAGTCTTCTTCACTTAGTTGTAGTGAGGCTCCGGTAAGCGTAGATTGGTCACCTACCAATTCTGCATAACGATAATCTTGATCAGGAAATGTGTGCAATACCCTGTGTGTATTGTAAGGGTCTAACTTTGCCACATAATCCGTTACTTCCCTAACATTTTCTATGGGTTGGTTGTTTTCTTCGCCAATATTCCAGTTCATAGCCAAATGATGCCCAAAACGGGCAATAAGTTCGCGATAATATAATTTGCCCTCAACACCAAAGACCCCGTTGTCCATTAAATGATCGGTCTCGGTTTCGTGGGTCTTAAAATGTAAGAACATTCCTTTTCTTTCGCCATAGTCAAAAATTCGCTCCCATTGTTCTAGTTTGGAAACATCCAAACGGGTTTTATGAAACATGGTCTGCCATGCATTTTTGTTTTTCTTGTCATTGGCATATTGAGTGTATTCTTCTTCAGATGTCTTTAAGCGATACGGGAAAACATTACGGTCATCTCCATCAACATTAAATGTTAGAAAAGAAAATACATTTAGGCCTTCAGAAGCTAGATAGTTTATGGCACCAAGTAAGTTTTTGC
This genomic interval from Zobellia roscoffensis contains the following:
- a CDS encoding P-loop NTPase family protein — translated: MKTTQTLSLASQNLIQAITNQNISGDLNQKALSNLNKKHLWPLFLRKFESITKSKFHQTPESLANISCLFHYFLMDEKFLNHPNIRKDLSEPSFTKGLLIIGGYGVGKTAYMRALEESFKALKIYAFKTCSTNSVVQRFEECGTHEDKVSLRKDFQRGILLFDDLNSERVANHYGKVDVMKETLEERYMLNKLTHITMNYLEQHENDVEATLMSIGQRYGSRVYDRLFEMFNIVVFNGKSFRK
- a CDS encoding DUF5060 domain-containing protein, giving the protein MENMNYPFIKTSFLLSTVFFFTTLVSGCQSEPEYTIQGELKKWHKIELVFNGPSTDEMNEVNPFVDYRLDVTFTNNDQTFVVPGFYAADGNAAETGAEKGNKWIVRFAPNATGNWNFKTSFKKGTNIAVADAVNNATSAEYIDGTTGNFTVAESDKSGIDNRARGKLEYVGEHYLKFKETGKYFIKVGVDAPENILAFSDFDATTNALDLLKTWEPHRKDFNEDAKDLLWQGEKGKNLLGAINYLASEGLNVFSFLTFNVDGDDRNVFPYRLKTSEEEYTQYANDKKNKNAWQTMFHKTRLDVSKLEQWERIFDYGERKGMFLHFKTHETETDHLMDNGVFGVEGKLYYRELIARFGHHLAMNWNIGEENNQPIENVREVTDYVAKLDPYNTHRVLHTFPDQDYRYAELVGDQSTLTGASLQLSEEDFKDVHPRVLKWMKNADEAGKKWAIAVDEPGKAKIALLPDAEDKEHNDARGNALWGTLLAGGYGVEWYFGYASPHSDLTCQDYRSRDLFWNQNLHAKLFFENHIPFWEMEPSDDLTIDSDSFCFSKADEVYVIYLHPGKETTSLNLGDSGDTFSVKWYDPRNGGDLLDGSVTSVEAKGTVALGNPPKDQKKDWVVLVQKKN
- a CDS encoding DUF1801 domain-containing protein, whose amino-acid sequence is MNPKVDEFLNGLDQWQEELSGLRELILDCQLVEEFKWMHPCYTYKGKNIVLIHGFKNYCALLFNKGALLQNVEQILIQQTRNTQAARQIRFTNLTQIEEQKAIIKQYILEAIEVEKLGLKVKTKMVSEYETPVELEQKFKENLEFKEAFKNLSPGRQKGYLLYFSKAKQSATRISRIEKSTERILGEFGLNDCTCGRSKRMPNCDGSHNK
- a CDS encoding LacI family DNA-binding transcriptional regulator, whose amino-acid sequence is MDKKQTTLKDIAAKLNVSISTVSRALQGNTRISAQTREKVLELAQEYNYFQTKHINPFSKKKIQAVGVIVPSIKYHLYAMAISGIEEVLEKHQMQIIICQSNESYEREKILVKELMDIGVSGLIVSLASETKEFDHFLEAKKRKIPLVFFNRLCDEVESDKVIIDNFKAAYDATQHLISVGCKRIAYIGGPEMLQISSTRLLGYKKALIDADIPVDEKFIETTDFTREGNLSTARKLLYSPEHADGVLAFSDQVAIGVMLAAKERGLKMAEDIAIIGFNNEPIDELLEPSLTSIDQPSYEMGVESANLILDRIENYEKEDSRKVLKSELVIRNSTNKNKL
- a CDS encoding tyrosine-type recombinase/integrase; protein product: MDKYINSTTGTVRFILKDPKSDRACPIIFNFSFGRGKRLRCATGFKVHPKNWDSKNQRIRAISTIANREEVNARLRDIESLFLKRVSFYHNQGKNIDRTFLKQIYANLKNRIENDLEDNKVNFFSYVDGFTDDKQRHIDKTKTIPLSKITLRAYKQTIKKLKAYSKSHNPNLDFDSINLEFYYSFIHYLENTGLSLNTIGKHLKNLIAILNRATEEGVNTNLAYQHREFRRVSENTTSIYLTAQEIDKLERKDLSDKPLHERARDIFLIGYYTGQRVSDYNGLSVNNIRNFEGRDVFEIIQKKTSKTVYIPIHPKLKAIFKKRYKGKMPSKMPEQLINKYIKEIAQSVKIKEDVYVTKTIGGKKITEPIKKHKLIGTHTARRSFCTNAYLSKMPVIDIMAVSGHTTEKEFYKYIKVSSQERAVKIADSAFFQ
- a CDS encoding heavy metal translocating P-type ATPase, whose amino-acid sequence is MTHTYHIHGMTCNGCRGHVEQILSKVAGVTNASVNLEKAEAVIEMESHITLDTFQQALKDDGGSYSIHNLGEGPRHEAAEKPKPQGKGTGTFYCPMHCEGDKTYDEAGDCPVCGMDLVEEQNLNATSSEKWTCPMHPEVIRDEPGSCPICGMDLVPMEPDLSAEEKTYKKLINKFWLALGFTLPIFIIAMSEMIPNNPLYALMEQKWWNWIQLGLSIPVVFYATWMFFERAYRSVKTWNLNMFTLIGIGAGVAWLFSVFGMLFPDFFPPQFKTETDAVHVYFEAATVILTLVLMGQVLEARAHSKTNSAVKELLKLAPNKAVRVVDGKEEEVAIDQIQKGDVLRVKPGEKIPVDGFIVEGTTTVDESMISGEPLPVNKAEKDEVSSGTINGNQSFLMKAEKVGSETLLSQIVHMVNDASRSRAPIQKLADTVSSYFVPAVVLISIITFLVWAIWGPEPAYVYALVNAIAVLIIACPCALGLATPMSVMVGVGKGAQNGVLVKNAEALEKMYKVDMLIVDKTGTITEGKPTVEAIGTFKGEYSEKEILQLIASLNSSSEHPLAEATVTYGKEQGVEILKTDSFNAVTGKGVEGKIEGKKVALGNLKMMEHAKASLGANLKHEANEQQKKGKTVSYLSVGEQVVGYVVIGDKIKGTSAQAIQVLQEKGIAVVMLTGDNHDTAKAVAKELKLADFKAGMLPEDKLNEVKRLQEQGKVVAMAGDGINDAPALAKSDVGIAMGTGTDVAIESAMITLVKGDLHGIVKARNLSEAVMKSIRQNLFFALIYNTVGIPIAAGVLFPVFGLLLSPMIAALAMSFSSVSVIANALRLRTVKIDS
- a CDS encoding helix-turn-helix domain-containing protein translates to MHSNQNKFYQIVPETQTTDIISGLVKAITPLLSKTQERPTDDFEELFTVDETLKFLKCSKQALWNWRKNGILPSYRLGNRVYYKKSDIFAKLIKQE
- a CDS encoding helix-turn-helix domain-containing protein; protein product: MSETFYIKNMVCNRCIASVLDIFAKENYTVESIELGKVNAVADDKSSKANLANDLKETGFELIDNETETLVEQIKVKLISKIESGEMEHLFQSLAEEFGKTETALSKLFSKSEGVTLEKYTINLKIEKVKEYIQLGQLNFSEIAYTLNYKTSSHLARQFKNSTGMSMSAYKNLESWNRKTLDQIV